In a single window of the Bacteroidota bacterium genome:
- a CDS encoding segregation/condensation protein A: MEKVFEIKLPQFEGPFDLLLFFIERDEIDVNDIPISNITNDFLSYIHRMNELNIELASEFILVAATLMRIKAKMLLPRPELDDQGNEVDPRKDLVERLLLYKQYKESCEELKVMEDDRGMKTNRGNIQKELATIAMQNSHAEELMNLTLYQLLNSFNKVLKRFDAEKNKVFHHVVAYPYTISDQKNIVKTMLKGQEKVPFTDIIFSCENKVQAIFTFLGVLELLQEQLIKITLGMGFNNFWLSENLEPEA, translated from the coding sequence GTGGAAAAAGTTTTTGAAATTAAATTACCGCAATTCGAAGGTCCGTTTGATCTGTTGCTCTTTTTTATTGAGCGCGATGAGATCGATGTCAACGATATTCCTATTTCCAATATCACGAACGATTTTCTTTCGTACATCCACCGGATGAATGAATTGAATATTGAACTTGCGAGTGAATTTATTTTAGTTGCAGCAACCTTGATGCGTATCAAAGCAAAGATGTTGTTGCCTCGTCCTGAGTTAGATGATCAGGGCAATGAAGTTGATCCGCGGAAAGATCTTGTTGAAAGATTATTGCTTTACAAACAATATAAAGAATCGTGTGAAGAGTTGAAAGTAATGGAAGACGACCGTGGTATGAAAACCAATCGCGGAAATATCCAGAAAGAACTTGCAACAATAGCAATGCAGAATTCTCATGCAGAAGAATTGATGAATCTTACACTTTATCAATTACTGAATAGTTTCAATAAAGTGTTGAAACGTTTTGATGCAGAGAAGAACAAAGTTTTTCATCATGTCGTAGCTTATCCATATACTATCTCTGACCAGAAGAATATCGTAAAAACGATGTTAAAAGGGCAGGAGAAAGTACCTTTTACTGATATAATATTTTCGTGTGAAAATAAAGTTCAGGCCATCTTTACTTTCTTAGGAGTTTTAGAGTTGTTACAAGAGCAATTGATCAAGATCACGTTGGGCATGGGCTTCAACAATTTCTGGCTAAGCGAGAATCTTGAGCCGGAAGCGTGA
- a CDS encoding MBL fold metallo-hydrolase encodes MNRFTLTFLLVLITLFGFSQTIQTRDSTAIMYKLTENVFVIIHDDATDEWPHGNTGVIVDAEGVFVIDACYLPSRARADIELIRSVTKAPVKYLAFTHWHFDHNNGAIAYKEAFPDITIISERESQKYIELNANWWSKMSTKANGQRNKSLNELIAETEKGIDTVSGKPYTAEEITKRKRSIAMRKNEMQELKDLTVIKPDKTFDNELTIQLGKRTVILKDHICANSPHDVTFYLPDEKILFAGDIIVQTPLPYVGASWPVTWIDALKK; translated from the coding sequence ATGAATCGATTCACACTTACCTTTCTGCTTGTGCTTATAACACTGTTTGGTTTTTCGCAAACTATTCAGACAAGAGACAGTACAGCTATAATGTATAAATTGACTGAAAATGTTTTTGTCATAATTCACGACGATGCTACTGATGAATGGCCGCATGGTAACACCGGTGTTATCGTTGATGCAGAAGGCGTTTTTGTAATTGACGCATGTTATCTGCCTTCTCGTGCAAGAGCTGATATCGAACTTATCCGCAGTGTTACAAAAGCTCCTGTAAAATATTTAGCATTTACTCACTGGCATTTTGATCATAACAATGGAGCGATTGCATACAAAGAAGCATTTCCTGACATAACGATCATCAGTGAACGGGAATCACAGAAGTACATTGAACTAAATGCAAACTGGTGGAGTAAGATGTCGACAAAGGCTAACGGACAAAGAAATAAATCACTTAACGAATTGATCGCTGAAACTGAAAAGGGAATCGATACGGTTTCCGGAAAACCATACACCGCTGAAGAGATCACTAAAAGAAAAAGATCAATTGCCATGCGTAAAAATGAAATGCAGGAATTGAAGGACCTTACAGTGATCAAACCTGATAAAACATTCGACAATGAACTTACCATTCAACTTGGCAAAAGAACTGTTATATTAAAGGATCATATTTGTGCTAACAGTCCGCATGATGTCACCTTTTATTTACCTGATGAAAAAATTCTTTTTGCAGGCGACATTATTGTTCAGACACCTTTGCCATATGTTGGAGCTTCATGGCCGGTTACATGGATAGATGCATTAAAAAAATAG
- a CDS encoding SRPBCC domain-containing protein, with the protein MKNDITGKVSIHINATTDKVWEALTTPEIIKKYFFGTDAVSDWKVGSSLIFKGEWEGKKYEDKGTILENIPGKTFQYDYWSSMSGIEDKQENYLIITYSLVKKDDGTDLTITQENIQDEKTKVHSEQNWTKVITDLKNLLEE; encoded by the coding sequence ATGAAAAACGATATTACCGGAAAAGTTTCCATACATATAAATGCTACAACAGATAAGGTCTGGGAAGCATTAACTACACCCGAAATTATAAAAAAATATTTCTTTGGTACTGATGCTGTTTCTGACTGGAAAGTTGGGAGTTCATTAATATTCAAAGGTGAATGGGAAGGAAAAAAATATGAAGATAAAGGAACGATATTAGAAAATATTCCCGGTAAAACTTTTCAATATGACTACTGGAGCTCAATGTCAGGAATTGAAGACAAACAAGAAAACTATCTGATAATTACTTACTCTCTGGTAAAGAAAGATGATGGAACAGACCTGACAATAACACAAGAAAATATTCAGGATGAAAAAACGAAGGTGCATTCCGAACAGAACTGGACCAAGGTAATTACCGATTTAAAAAACCTTCTGGAAGAGTGA